In Mastigocladopsis repens PCC 10914, a single window of DNA contains:
- a CDS encoding MogA/MoaB family molybdenum cofactor biosynthesis protein produces the protein MTHIPHPDSPAITVTCAVVTVSDTRSPETDKSGQLIQELLCNANHSVEAYTIVKDEPMQIHEQMELLGKHPSLDVLIFNGGTGIASRDTTYDTIENLLEKILPGFGELFRFLSYQEIGSRAIASRAVAGVYQQKLIFSLPGSSNAVRLAMEKLILPELVHLVGQLRK, from the coding sequence CCAGCCATAACAGTAACTTGTGCTGTCGTAACCGTTAGCGATACACGTTCCCCAGAAACAGACAAAAGTGGTCAGCTTATTCAAGAATTACTCTGCAATGCTAACCATTCAGTAGAAGCTTACACAATTGTCAAAGATGAACCCATGCAGATTCACGAGCAGATGGAACTGCTGGGTAAACACCCAAGCCTGGATGTTCTGATTTTCAATGGTGGCACAGGTATTGCGTCGAGGGATACCACCTATGATACTATTGAAAACTTGCTAGAAAAAATCCTGCCTGGGTTTGGTGAGCTATTCCGCTTTTTAAGTTATCAAGAAATTGGTTCGCGAGCTATTGCATCTCGCGCTGTTGCTGGTGTTTATCAACAGAAACTCATCTTTTCCCTTCCTGGTTCTAGCAATGCTGTACGACTGGCTATGGAAAAACTAATTTTGCCAGAACTTGTTCATTTAGTGGGACAATTGCGTAAGTGA